Below is a window of Ruegeria sp. THAF33 DNA.
GCCGAAGTCCGCGCCGATCCGGAAAAGATGAATAAAGGGGGTGGCGCGGCCGCTGCGGCCTTGCATCTGATCGCGCTCAGCCGTAAGTGGGGCGCTTCGAAAAAGGGCGTCGGATTCAAGCCGCCGTCCGAGTCCATCCTGGTGGCGGGCGACAGCAACGGATCAACGACAGCATGACCCAGACAGACACGCCGAAACCGGCAAACCGGAAACGCCTGATGAAATCCGCAGCGCGGCTTTATGCCGTGCAGGCGCTGTTCCAGATGGAACAGTCGGGCCAGACGACCGAGCAGGTGGTCAACGAGTTTCTGGACCACCGGTTCGGCGCGGTCTACGAGGGCGACGAGATGCTCGAGGGCGACAGCACGCTGTTCCGCAAGCTGGTGGATGACGCGGTGAACTATCAGGCGCCGATCGACCAGATGACCGACCGCGCGCTGGTGGCGAAATGGCCGATCGCGCGCATCGACCCGACCCTGCGCGCGCTGTTTCGCGCGGCGGGTGCGGAACTGACCCAAAGCGGCACACCGCCCAAGGTGGTGATCACCGAGTTTGTCGATGTGGCGCGTGCCTTTTTTTCAGAAGGTAAAGAACCAAAATTCGTCAATGCCGTGCTGGATCACATGGCGCGCGAGGCCCAGCCCGAGGCGTTCTGACACGTTTACCTGAACCAGACATGCGCTAGCATTGTTGTCGAAGCGCAAGGAGGTTCGCCATGCCCAAACTGATCCGCCTGTATATCACGCAAGTCGCCTGGGGTTTCGTCATTTCGGCCGTGTTTGTCGGGGTGCTCTTGGCGCTGAACGTCGCGAACCTTCGGCATCTGATCACCGGGTCGGAAATCGGCCTGATCGCGTTGGTGATGATCTGGTTCATGAACGGCATCGTCTTTGCCGGCGTTCAGTTCGCGTACAAGATCATGAGCATGGCGGAAAAGCCGCAGGGGCCGCGCCGGGGAACACCGGTCGCACACAGCTTCGAGCCGGCAACCGTGAAACAGGAAGCCCGCGCAGGGCGCTAATATTTCAGGGAAAGTGCGGCGGGACCACCAGTCAACCGTGCGGTTTGATTCCCGAGGACCTGTATGTACAGGTGGGCGCCGGGTAATCAGGCCAGGACCTGAACAGAGCCAGCCCCCTCGGAATTGCTTAAGGCCACCAGAATGCTACCTGTCACAAGAAGGGCAGAACCCGCCACGCGCTTAAGTAGGGCGTCTGACGGGTTCGCGCAAGAGGTCAGGCGTCAACTGTTTCGTGCAATGACACACGCAACTTGCCGAAATGTTCATCCCATCCTTTGTCCAGGGCCAGGATCAGATCAAATGCTGCGACGCCTTGCGGCAATCCTTCGTGCACAAGCTCAAGACGTGTGCCGCCCAAGACCGGCTCCAATGTCCATTTGACCACGCTTACAGCGTCTCCCATCGGTTTGACGGTGAAGGTGTGTTCAAGATATTTTGGGGGGCGGGCGACACGGACCTCTCCCCAGATCAGCAAGTCGCCGCTTGTCGTGCCGAACATC
It encodes the following:
- the nusB gene encoding transcription antitermination factor NusB, with amino-acid sequence MTQTDTPKPANRKRLMKSAARLYAVQALFQMEQSGQTTEQVVNEFLDHRFGAVYEGDEMLEGDSTLFRKLVDDAVNYQAPIDQMTDRALVAKWPIARIDPTLRALFRAAGAELTQSGTPPKVVITEFVDVARAFFSEGKEPKFVNAVLDHMAREAQPEAF
- a CDS encoding SRPBCC domain-containing protein; its protein translation is MTDAVLKKSIFLRAEPETVWAYLTEPEHLAEWFHKPERTLAEGQKLEMFGTTSGDLLIWGEVRVARPPKYLEHTFTVKPMGDAVSVVKWTLEPVLGGTRLELVHEGLPQGVAAFDLILALDKGWDEHFGKLRVSLHETVDA